Part of the Candidatus Neomarinimicrobiota bacterium genome, GCCAGGATATAACTGTTACCTTCATGCAAACTCTTCCAGGGCAGGATGCTGTTGGACTTGAGTCGAAATGGTGGAAGCCTATCCATAAGGAAAGAATTAAGCGTAGAGTTGTTAATTCGTGGGAGGTTTTAACAAAGAGATTTGTATCTCTTGGACAAACAAAATTAGATCACGATTATGTTACTTGGGAGAATTATACTACTTTTTCTACGATAGATGACTCTTATAATAGTGATAAATTCACCAATGCGGTAAAAAAAGCTCATCCAGATGTTGATTTTAGTGAAGTTACTGAAGCAACAGTAAAATCAAGGGATATTCTTAGATCTGAGATCTGGGAACTTGTAGATCATCTTAATCAATAAACATCAAGCCCCGCCTAGCGGGGTTTTTTGTTTGTGGGACAAATCGGCGCCCATTCGCCGAGATGGCCAGGCGGGATGCCAACCTGTTACCAATCGTTCAGACTCTAGCGAAATAGGGAGTGACGCCTACGGCCGATAGGTCTCACGTCTTTCGCTCCTTCTTCCTTAGCGCAATAAAAAGGACAATTTTAGATTCTTCCTGAAAATACTTTTATTGATTATCAGATAAGAATTTCTTATACTTAACTAAGTTAACATTTAATAAGGTTAAGGAAATTGATAATCAACCATAGGATAGCTGAAAACAGTCGTATCCTTGCCCGCCTTGTCCATGACGTTTCAGAGCGTGATTACTTGAATCACGCATCTACATTACCGCTCTCAAGATCTCAGTTTGTAACGCTAAAAATTCTTCTGTATACGGGCCCTTTCACCATCGGTGATATAGCCAGTACCATCGGCATCAGCCGTGCCGCTGCCAGTAAGAATATAGATAAGCTGGTGAAAATGAAGCTGGTGCAGCGAAAAGAGGTGCCGACCGACAGGCGTTCAACAAGGGTCTCTATCCTTGCCGCTGGGGAAATCATTGTAGAATCGTATGACGCCAGAAGAAATGAGAAACAGCAAAAAATCCTATCTTCATTTACCGATAGAGAGAAAACACTTTTCAATAATTTGCTTGAAAAATACATCCGTGGTGCGCTACAACATGAGGGTAACTTTGATCTGATGTGCCTCATGTGCGGTGGTGAATATGATGAAGCATGTGTCATCAAGGATACCAGAGGATTGTGTTACTATAAGGACATTGCGAATGTTGATGAGACCAATGGGAAATCGATATAACGAAGGGGAAAGCCATGAAAAATGATGATACCTTTGCCGATATTTTTGAAGCGAGAGGTGTAAGCCGGCGTGATTTTGTGAAATTCTGCAGTCTTATGTCTGTCTATCTCGGAATTTCGCCCATGCTCGCCCCCAGAATCTTGAGGGCTATGGAGAACAAGCCGCGGATCCCGGTCATATGGCTGCACGGCTTGGAGTGCACCTGTTGCAGCGAATCCTTTATCCGTTCATCCCATCCCATAGCAGCGGATATTATCCTCAATATGATTTCCCTCGATTATGATGATACACTCAGCGCAGCCGCTGGTCATCAGTTAGAGGAAGTGCGCAAGCAGATCATGGAAGAATATAAGGGTCAATACATCCTTGCTGTTGAGGGAAACGCACCCGTAAAGGACGATGGTGTCTATTGCATGGTTAACGGTGATTCCTTTCTCAATGTTCTGAAGGAGACGGCGGAAGATGCCTATGCTGTCATAGCGTGGGGGTCATGCGCATCGTTCGGATGTGTTCAGAATGCCCGCCCCAATCCCACGGGTGCTACACCTGTCAGCAAGATAATTAAGGATAAGCCGGTTATTAATGTACCGGGCTGTCCACCTATCGCTGAAGTGATGACCGGTGTGATCACACACGTGCTCACTTTTGGAGCACTGCCTGAGCTTGATCGCCTGAAGAGACCGAAGGCGTTCTACGGCACGCGTATCCATGACAAGTGCTACCGGCGGCCGTTTTTCGATGCCGGCATGTTCGTGGAAAGCTTCGATGACGAAGGAGCGAAGAAGGGCTGGTGTCTGTACAAGATGGGTTGTAAGGGGCCGACGACCTTCAACTCCTGTTCAACCGTTAAGTGGAACGAGGGGACCAGTTATCCCATTCAGGCCGGCTATCCTTGCCTCGGCTGTTCCGAGCCTGGTTTCTGGGACAATGGGCCGTTCTACACCCGTCTGGCAGACGTCGATTTTCTCGGCACGAATGCCAATGCCAATAAGATTGGTATGGTAGCTACGGGTGTTGCTGCTGCTGGAATGGCAGCACACGCCATTGGAACAGCAATTAAACAGCAGCAGAAAGAAACAGAAACCACCGAAACAGAGGAGGGCTAAATCATGGCCAGACGAATCGTTGTTGATCCTATCCCGAGGATTGAAGGGCATCTGCGGATTGAAGCCGTCCTGGACGAAAATAACACCATAAGCGATGCTTACAGCAGTGGCACCATGTGGCGTGGTCTGGAGATCATTCTGAAAGGCCGTGATCCCAGAGATGCGTGGGCATTTACGCAGCGAATCTGCGGTGTCTGCACAACTGTCCATGCTCTCGCCTCAATTCGGTGTGTGGAGGATGCCATTGATGCTGAAATACCACCCAATGCGCGCATCATCCGTAACCTGATGAATGCCACACAGCAGACGCAAGACCATCTCATCCACTTTTACCATCTCCACGCTCTTGACTGGGTGGATGTTGTTTCAGCACTAAGTGCCGATCCGAAAGCGACATCCGAGCTGGCTCAAGCTGTCAGCCCATCCTGGCCGAAGTCATCTGTGGGTTACTTCAAAGATCTGAAGGCCACGCTAACATCGTTTGTCGAAAGCGGCCAGCTGGGCATCTTTTCTAATGCGTATTGGGGTCACAAGGGTTACCTCTTGCCGCCTGAGGCGAATCTGATGGCGGTGGCACACTATCTGGAAGCGCTCGATTTTCAGAAAGAGATTGTGAAGATACACGCCATCTTCGGCGGCAAAAATCCCCATCCGAACTACCTGGTGGGCGGGATGGCTTGTGCCATTGATCCTAACAGTGATACTGCGATCAATATCGAACAGCTGAACCGGGTGAAGAAAATCGTCGATGATACTAACACCTTCATTGATCAGGTCTACATTCCTGATCTGATTGCCATTGCCGGTTTTTATAAAGGGTGGCTGTACGGCGGCGGTTTGGGAAACTACCTGTCTTATGGTGATTTTCCAGAGTCTCACGTAGAAGATACAGATTCTTTGCTCTGGCCGAGAGGCGCCATACTCAACAAGGATCTGAGCACGGTGCATGAGGTAGACCCCAGGGATGCTATGCAGGTTAGAGAGGAAGTGACACATTCCTGGTATGCCTATGCTGGAGGTGACGATCAGCCACTCCATCCGTGGGAGGGTGAAACCGTACCGAAGCCTGAGGCTGTGCCCAAGATGCCGTATAAATATCTGGACACAGATGAAAAATACAGTTGGCTAAAGACACCCCGATGGAATGATAATCCGATGGAGGTAGGCCCGCTGTCGCGAGTTCTCATTGCCTACGCTAAGGGCGATGACATGATCGTGGACACTGTGAACCACGTCCTGAAAACGCTTGACGTTCCAGTAGGAGCACTTTTTTCCACTCTCGGACGTACAGCCGCCCGCGGTATTGAGTGCAAACAGACAGCCGGGTTCATGAATCACTTCTACGATCAGCTGGTGGCGAATGTCAAAGCGGGTGATCATCAGGTGTTCAACGATGAGAAGTGGAACCCGGATAGGTGGCCTGCAGACTGTAAGGGGTTCGGATACACGGAGGCTCCCCGGGGAGCGCTAGGTCATTGGATTCATATCAAAGATGGGAAAATCGAGGATTACCAGATTGTAGTGCCATCTACCTGGAACGCCTCGCCGCGGGACAGTAAGGGCCGTTCTGGTGCTTATGAAGCTGCTCTGAAAGATACGCCAATGGCCGATCCGGAACAGCCGGTGGAAATTCTGAGGACGGTGCATTCCTTTGATCCTTGCCTGGCGTGCGCCGCTCACATTG contains:
- a CDS encoding MarR family transcriptional regulator, giving the protein MIINHRIAENSRILARLVHDVSERDYLNHASTLPLSRSQFVTLKILLYTGPFTIGDIASTIGISRAAASKNIDKLVKMKLVQRKEVPTDRRSTRVSILAAGEIIVESYDARRNEKQQKILSSFTDREKTLFNNLLEKYIRGALQHEGNFDLMCLMCGGEYDEACVIKDTRGLCYYKDIANVDETNGKSI
- a CDS encoding hydrogenase small subunit; its protein translation is MKNDDTFADIFEARGVSRRDFVKFCSLMSVYLGISPMLAPRILRAMENKPRIPVIWLHGLECTCCSESFIRSSHPIAADIILNMISLDYDDTLSAAAGHQLEEVRKQIMEEYKGQYILAVEGNAPVKDDGVYCMVNGDSFLNVLKETAEDAYAVIAWGSCASFGCVQNARPNPTGATPVSKIIKDKPVINVPGCPPIAEVMTGVITHVLTFGALPELDRLKRPKAFYGTRIHDKCYRRPFFDAGMFVESFDDEGAKKGWCLYKMGCKGPTTFNSCSTVKWNEGTSYPIQAGYPCLGCSEPGFWDNGPFYTRLADVDFLGTNANANKIGMVATGVAAAGMAAHAIGTAIKQQQKETETTETEEG
- a CDS encoding nickel-dependent hydrogenase large subunit, producing MARRIVVDPIPRIEGHLRIEAVLDENNTISDAYSSGTMWRGLEIILKGRDPRDAWAFTQRICGVCTTVHALASIRCVEDAIDAEIPPNARIIRNLMNATQQTQDHLIHFYHLHALDWVDVVSALSADPKATSELAQAVSPSWPKSSVGYFKDLKATLTSFVESGQLGIFSNAYWGHKGYLLPPEANLMAVAHYLEALDFQKEIVKIHAIFGGKNPHPNYLVGGMACAIDPNSDTAINIEQLNRVKKIVDDTNTFIDQVYIPDLIAIAGFYKGWLYGGGLGNYLSYGDFPESHVEDTDSLLWPRGAILNKDLSTVHEVDPRDAMQVREEVTHSWYAYAGGDDQPLHPWEGETVPKPEAVPKMPYKYLDTDEKYSWLKTPRWNDNPMEVGPLSRVLIAYAKGDDMIVDTVNHVLKTLDVPVGALFSTLGRTAARGIECKQTAGFMNHFYDQLVANVKAGDHQVFNDEKWNPDRWPADCKGFGYTEAPRGALGHWIHIKDGKIEDYQIVVPSTWNASPRDSKGRSGAYEAALKDTPMADPEQPVEILRTVHSFDPCLACAAHIVDINGNEITTVQVS